ttaaagaatattataaatattcaagggtaatttgtatattttattttcataaatatatttgatacaGAATTTATGTTATTTCCATTTTGCACTCAAATAAAGATTAGGAATAGGCTTATTCCTAAACTTGTCTATATTTACGGtttgtgataatttttttgtactcaaagatttttatattgatataactAAATATCAAGGTAGAATCAGTTGTAATATATATGATTGAGATTGCAATACaacttctaaatatatatatataaaaaaaaaacatgaaataaaAGAGAAGTGTTACAACTCGATGCTATAcactatatttgattttttgtgttttccaattggtaattaatttttttataagtaacaaattattaattcaaTGCAAAAACTATTCCAATTCAATACATTAAAGATTAACATTTATATGAAATTTGTTCCAAACAAACTAAGTGGATTCATACACTAATCGTCATAATTAATTCTAATTTAGACTCTTATATTCCTTTGTTATTGGTCCGGTGATCATATTAATTTTTGCATTTATCACCAACCTTCAAAGTAAGtaattgattttgactttttttacGTTACTTTTATACATCACTTCTTTATATACAAAAACTAAATAACTCCGTcatattttcttcataattagtttttcttttcgCTTTTAGTATTTCCGTATCTTCAATATTTATTTCTATCTTCTCAATTTGACGGAGAgggtccattttagttttaaCATTTTTGTACTTTTAAGTTAATACAAGTATCAATAAAAGAGATACCCAACGGTATCCATCCATAGGTAAGTTCCTGTTGTTGTTTTCCATCTTTGTATAAATATGTCGACcacaaaaacataattaacaGGATCttatcaattttcaaaaattagtAACATCGTtcttaatagtttttttttaaaaaaaggattgacataaaaataaaactactaAAACTTTTACTTTAAAcctataaataaaaacttatttgtcattaattttatattaacaaaaatatcatatattagacttcacttaaaaaaatttattggcGTTAGACTTCACTTGCATTGGATTTGCCACCTACACCGAAAGATCCTGGACGGCAAGGATTATAGCTGATGGGAATTTACATTATAGCTTTAACAAATCGTCAAGGGTTTgtgaaaaattaaactaaaagacTATTATTTGTACTCATTTAAGATTACTAGTATTTGTTTACTTTGAATGTTGGTAGGACAggaaaccaaaaaataaaaatataaaccaaCAGCACCACTCcaaaaaataagttattaaaACGGGAAGAGCCTCCCTTCAATCACGCGACCCAtctttctcatttttatttattaatggttcaatttatttatttttgtacgATTAATGGTTCAAGCTTATAGACAAGAGTTAGGTCCCATACCGAAGTCcaaactaaatttatttgttcatCAACTTTGGTTTTCACAATTCCTTCCTCCACAATCTGCCCACACTTCCATGCACGCTGCTTTTACAACCACAACGAACTTCATTTTTACCACTTAGAATGGCTCAAGCTTAAAGCAAGGGACACTaaataataactatttattattaaaaactaGTCTAATCTGTAGGTGAAAACTGCAATACAAATTCCATCGTCCTCCAGCATTTCCAGCAGGAGACTTTTCTGATTATATATAAAAGGGgaaatcattcaaaatctttTCCTCTTCACTCGTGAAATATCATCAAAACTGTCATCACTCCAAACCTGTTGTCCACCATGCCTGAAATTCTCTTCCTGATCATCCATATTTCTTGTTCTTCTAGGTGGCCCATTTCCAGTCCTACCCTTAATCCGTCTATCAAAGTCCCTTTCCCTCATGTTGTTGCTTCTCTCGTGAAAATCTGAATTATCTGAACAGAATCTATAATGTCTAGGTCCATCTTCAGCATTAAGATGAAAATTATCGCCTGCATTAttaccattattattattattgttataaggAGGCCTGAAAGAACGCACAGGACCTCGTCTCTCACCAAACCTTCTTCTCTCCTCACCATTTCCTTCACCATTAAGCTCTAGCATCCTACCAGAATGCATAGGCCCTCCACCATTAAAGTACTCATCATCATTATCGGCACGGTCTCGGGGATCAACAACATCAAATCTTCTGTTGTTTCTGATTAAAATTCGACCAGATGGACTTCTATTAGAAATGACAGACCTTGGATGACCATGGTCCCTTGCAGAATCAATGTCCCTCATATCATTAGAAGGTCGTGATATAAATGGAGGTGAGCCATGCCTCCTCACCACTCTTTCCCCACTGAAAACAGGTCGATCAGGGGATCTCATTCTGTCAACCCTGTATAATGGTGATCTTCTATGAGTCATTTCTTGATGGCCACCAAAACCCTCTGGAGATCTTCTTCTAGGGGACCTTCTTCTAGGAGATGACCATTGACCAGGTGAGCGACTCCTCGATCTGATTGGCGATTTTGAGCGCATTCGAGAAATACCACCCCTTCTCTGCATGGAAGAAAAATTCCTACCCCTTCCTCTTGAAAACCGACCATCCATACCCTCAAATTGTTGGGGACGTGTATACACAGAACTTAGAGTGTCATCAGGGAAACCTCTCATGAATTTATCGCTATGCCTCATGCCAACTATCTCTGAACCATCTCCTCCAATACATCTACTATTTGGACTAACGGGTCTTGGATTTCTATGACCCATTTGGATGCCATCTCTTCCTCCTCCTGGTGACCTTCTTCTTGGTGCTATGTATGAGCCATCATTCAAGGGCTTTCTACCTAACCGACCATTGACGACATATGAGTCATCAGGTCCAACATTATTATACTCCAGATCATTATCAGCAATAGCAGATTGATATTTTGACCTGGCGCCGCGGAACTGTTGACTTGGACCATTGTAAAATTCACCAGAATATTCACGCTCAGATTCCCAGTCACCACGAATTCGACTATTAACTCTACCTCTACCACGCCCAAAATTCATTCTAGAGTTTCTAGTGGACATGTCTTGATGTCTTTCTCTTGAAAATTTGTGGGTGGGAGCTCTTCAGCAACAAAATACAACTGTATTAATATGAGGGAATTGGTATAGTATATTGAACTAAAAAAGCTTACCTTCCTCTGTATAATTTGTTGCAGTCAAGTGTGTCAGATAATACATCTCTTCCAGCTCGAGTCGGCAGTGATCTGCCTGAAATAGGTCTAGTTTTACTAGGGGATGACGAACTAGCAGCTCGTGACAGATCTATAATTCTTCCTTGATTACCACTGTTACCAACATCTTTGGTTATATCTTCGTTATTTGCAGATCCTTCCATTTTTGATAAATCTAAGTTGGTTTGTCTAACAGTGTCAGTTGTTTTCAAAACCTCATCAGCACATTGAACATCTATCACATGGCTTCCATCAGAAGGCTGTTCTGTCTCCTGAGTTTCAGAGACAATTATTCTTTCTGAAAGATCTAATGGTTTCCTTTGCAAAACATTAACTTCTCTGTTATCAGCAGCAATATCAGATTTTTCACCATCCAATGACTCTTGTACACAAACATTTTTATAAACGATTTTACCAGGCTTCTCATGCATTAGAATGTCCACCCCATCTTTCCCAAAAATTTCATTGTGGATTACAGTCTCATTGTTATTTTCCACCACACGAGATGAAGTGGGGTAATCACCACTCACCACTCCTTTCTCCACTGGTTTGTTATCATAGTTACTAGAGTCACGATGTTCTACTTCTCTTACCTCACATATGGCATCCTCCACTTTCGAAGGCTCCAGTGGTTCTCGAACCTCACCATCCTCATAATCATCATCTTCAATGTATCGCTCAGTGTCAACAGCAACAGTTACAGCATGGTTGTCATCTGACTCGAAATCAGAACCATAAGAATCATCCTCCAACATATCAGCTGACAAGGTTATCTTTTCTTCATCACTAACACAATCTTCTGCACTGTCTCGTGGATCAGGAAGCTCATTCATGAGTTTCAATCTGCAACCATCATGATCCTCAGCATCTTTTTTCTTGGTTACAAGAGAAGAATGTTTCAATCCAAGATTAGTCAATTTTGTACCAGTTCCAACCATAGGAATAGCGACTGTTACTAGAGGTACGGGCTCGGCATTTGAGGAAACTTCATCATATACTTTCTCAACATTAGTTTCTTCTGCACGGATAGAATTTTCTAGCTGACCTACTATATTTTTATCGGTGGCTAATTCTGCTGTAAACACAGATTTCACTGCAAGATGAGCTCCCTCTGCAGAAACTTGTGTCGAATTCAACATGGCTGGCACTGCCatggatgaggaagaagaagaagtaaaTGACCCATGTTGCAACAATTTAACCAACTGACCTGCAGTACTAATCTCTGCTGTTTTGGATCTTTCCTGCCTACCCTCATGACCTGGTTCAGATTTAATGAATGTAGGAGCAACTAACTTCGAATTGCTAACAGTTGACTTAGATGGCTTGACAAAAGAATGCGGAATAAATTCTTTTTTGACAGCAACACTATCTAACGAAGCCACAGGACAAACATTAGCTTCTTTCAAATCCTTCTTCGGGTTGTCATCTAGTGGTTCTGGCTTTATCAACCTAAAACTAGAAGTATTTGCATCACCAGCAGTAGCTGCCATTCTTGGCAAACTGACTATAGGAGTAGCACAACCTGAATTTAATTTAACAGATATTCTACAAGGACTCTCATCATACTTCGGAAGATAAGGTGAAAGACAGAGATTACGTGGATCCACACATTTATGATGCTGCCCATACGGAGCAGATGAAGTTATGAAAGCTTTGTTCTGGCTCTCTTTGAATGTTTGTTTTACAGACGCAATAACTGGCGGTGTTATCCCAATTGAGCACGTTAACTGGTTCTCATCAAGCGCACTGTGAGTAATATTCAGCCCATCAATAGATGTTTTAACAGAACTGGCATCACTTGCttcatcccatgcatccatcgTAGTATTCAGATCCCAGTTTGCCCTGCTAGAATAAACACGAGTAGTGTCACTATTACTTTTAGAATCAGTATTAGAACTGTGAGTACTGCATTCCTCCTTGCTTAATGATAATTCCAATGAGACGGGTTCTCCTTTCTccaattttttatgtatttcatTAATTGCCGGACTTGTAACAGCTGGAAAAAAGTGCTCCTTTAAGCTTAAAGATAAATTAGTACTTCCAGACACCACAGAACCCTCTTGTTTAATTAAATCTTGGACGATTTGTTTGCTCACACCTGCTCCAATGCCAAGTGCAAGACCTGCTTTTGCAGCCAATAAGAGTTCAGGATTTCCCTTAATTGTTTGGGATCCCG
The genomic region above belongs to Cicer arietinum cultivar CDC Frontier isolate Library 1 chromosome 4, Cicar.CDCFrontier_v2.0, whole genome shotgun sequence and contains:
- the LOC101502965 gene encoding uncharacterized protein, with protein sequence MSTRNSRMNFGRGRGRVNSRIRGDWESEREYSGEFYNGPSQQFRGARSKYQSAIADNDLEYNNVGPDDSYVVNGRLGRKPLNDGSYIAPRRRSPGGGRDGIQMGHRNPRPVSPNSRCIGGDGSEIVGMRHSDKFMRGFPDDTLSSVYTRPQQFEGMDGRFSRGRGRNFSSMQRRGGISRMRSKSPIRSRSRSPGQWSSPRRRSPRRRSPEGFGGHQEMTHRRSPLYRVDRMRSPDRPVFSGERVVRRHGSPPFISRPSNDMRDIDSARDHGHPRSVISNRSPSGRILIRNNRRFDVVDPRDRADNDDEYFNGGGPMHSGRMLELNGEGNGEERRRFGERRGPVRSFRPPYNNNNNNGNNAGDNFHLNAEDGPRHYRFCSDNSDFHERSNNMRERDFDRRIKGRTGNGPPRRTRNMDDQEENFRHGGQQVWSDDSFDDISRVKRKRF
- the LOC101503289 gene encoding uncharacterized protein; this translates as MPISGHEESGVKSFAGQFSDLVAGVPIKKRRPRPSSPPSEEPCSITEETELQRKENSSTSQGSTISNVSIAGAPPKKRRFRPSLQASSPSLEKASPQEKGDALRKEHSSTSLGSTLSTSSAGLSDTIRNPVLEEKNASSVVTNADIVLKNSSFVVPKLEESNPATPSCLLDVVDSKEKVVLNEGIDKNSGSQTIKGNPELLLAAKAGLALGIGAGVSKQIVQDLIKQEGSVVSGSTNLSLSLKEHFFPAVTSPAINEIHKKLEKGEPVSLELSLSKEECSTHSSNTDSKSNSDTTRVYSSRANWDLNTTMDAWDEASDASSVKTSIDGLNITHSALDENQLTCSIGITPPVIASVKQTFKESQNKAFITSSAPYGQHHKCVDPRNLCLSPYLPKYDESPCRISVKLNSGCATPIVSLPRMAATAGDANTSSFRLIKPEPLDDNPKKDLKEANVCPVASLDSVAVKKEFIPHSFVKPSKSTVSNSKLVAPTFIKSEPGHEGRQERSKTAEISTAGQLVKLLQHGSFTSSSSSSMAVPAMLNSTQVSAEGAHLAVKSVFTAELATDKNIVGQLENSIRAEETNVEKVYDEVSSNAEPVPLVTVAIPMVGTGTKLTNLGLKHSSLVTKKKDAEDHDGCRLKLMNELPDPRDSAEDCVSDEEKITLSADMLEDDSYGSDFESDDNHAVTVAVDTERYIEDDDYEDGEVREPLEPSKVEDAICEVREVEHRDSSNYDNKPVEKGVVSGDYPTSSRVVENNNETVIHNEIFGKDGVDILMHEKPGKIVYKNVCVQESLDGEKSDIAADNREVNVLQRKPLDLSERIIVSETQETEQPSDGSHVIDVQCADEVLKTTDTVRQTNLDLSKMEGSANNEDITKDVGNSGNQGRIIDLSRAASSSSPSKTRPISGRSLPTRAGRDVLSDTLDCNKLYRGR